A portion of the Cryptomeria japonica chromosome 5, Sugi_1.0, whole genome shotgun sequence genome contains these proteins:
- the LOC131033572 gene encoding uncharacterized protein LOC131033572, whose amino-acid sequence MAGSATMSSSPLCLLVFVFILSLSSVQPSLALFETSSGREQDLTVEEGAAVYVALNNLLATFNGFDTSKWFNSGFAYANVLNINGKRIAIRYARWTQLCTVGTWENARGDLVLEDFRTTVTYLRPYLLQGYSWAAVSNGYAWLDYYLLDKDEATLQLPSFNVSNPFADAEHEFSTAASSNGEYLSSSSTSAAASSLVSTVSRFSPVEKTGFLHCPISPLLLLSHNSGIWDVLKAGEYLTSSNKRIRLTMQRDCNLVLSDKQNSEVLWSSKTSGRGSRCFLRLQSDGNLVIYKGDGEGALWAINQGCGRGCVKFSSLVIEDDGNLVLYRSQEGRLNRMWATNTKV is encoded by the coding sequence ATGGCTGGTAGCGCTACCATGTCTTCTTCTCCATTGTGTCTCCTCGTTTTTGTGTTCATACTCAGTTTAAGCAGCGTTCAACCTTCATTGGCACTGTTCGAGACATCCTCTGGTCGGGAACAAGATCTAACAGTGGAAGAGGGCGCTGCTGTTTACGTTGCGCTCAACAATCTGCTCGCAACCTTCAATGGGTTCGACACATCAAAATGGTTTAACAGCGGGTTCGCCTATGCAAACGTGCTGAACATTAATGGCAAGCGAATCGCCATCAGATATGCACGTTGGACTCAATTGTGCACCGTTGGCACGTGGGAGAATGCCAGGGGAGACTTAGTGTTGGAAGATTTCAGAACGACCGTCACATATCTGAGGCCTTACTTACTTCAAGGCTACTCTTGGGCCGCCGTCTCCAATGGCTACGCTTGGCTCGATTACTATCTCCTCGACAAGGATGAAGCCACTCTTCAACTGCCTTCATTCAATGTAAGTAATCCATTTGCTGATGCTGAGCATGAGTTTAGCACAGCTGCTTCAAGCAATGGGGAAtacctttcttcttcttctacttctgcTGCTGCTTCTTCTCTTGTGTCAACTGTGTCAAGATTTTCCCCTGTTGAGAAGACTGGGTTTTTACACTGTCCCATCTCGCCTCTTCTATTGCTGAGCCACAACAGTGGCATTTGGGACGTTCTGAAGGCGGGTGAGTACTTGACATCTTCCAACAAGAGAATTCGATTAACAATGCAGAGGGACTGTAATCTGGTGTTGAGTGATAAACAGAACAGTGAAGTGCTGTGGAGCAGCAAGACTTCAGGGCGTGGGAGCAGATGCTTTCTACGTCTTCAGTCGGATGGCAACTTAGTTATATACAAGGGCGATGGTGAGGGTGCACTGTGGGCCATCAATCAGGGTTGTGGACGTGGGTGTGTAAAGTTTAGCTCTCTGGTTATTGAGGATGATGGTAATCTGGTTTTGTATCGCAGTCAAGAAGGCAGGCTTAACCGAATGTGGGCTACTAACACCAAGGTCTAA